From Sporocytophaga myxococcoides, the proteins below share one genomic window:
- a CDS encoding DUF4136 domain-containing protein: MKRLVWLVIGVVLTLLYGCQPGSNAHTSYNPDIDFTKFRTFAWLPKQLPEQQGDQLNDVMNLYNNELIELKIKRMVSSDLFDKGLHLDSLNPDLLFTYSIVMENRERYTNTPLVINQPNLAVPRFYNYFEQPYTMYNYLTNDYNIYPYTTYFGGVNIYNTTPDGIYYGAGIYRPQVLGNISEKIQYKEGTLVIDVIDRKTNQLIWRGYSSESLNNPVMFENLLPGQINGIMEQFPSPFSPNAFY, translated from the coding sequence ATGAAAAGATTAGTGTGGTTAGTTATCGGTGTGGTACTTACTCTGCTTTATGGATGTCAGCCAGGAAGTAATGCACATACAAGTTATAATCCTGACATAGATTTTACCAAGTTCAGGACATTTGCATGGTTGCCTAAACAACTTCCTGAACAGCAAGGGGATCAGTTGAATGATGTAATGAACTTATATAATAATGAATTAATTGAATTGAAAATAAAAAGGATGGTAAGCAGTGATTTGTTTGATAAAGGTTTACATCTTGATTCTCTGAATCCGGACCTGCTATTTACATATTCTATAGTAATGGAAAACAGAGAGAGATATACCAATACGCCATTGGTTATAAATCAGCCAAACCTTGCAGTTCCTAGGTTTTACAATTATTTCGAACAACCTTATACCATGTATAATTATCTAACGAATGATTACAATATATACCCATACACAACTTATTTTGGAGGAGTGAACATTTACAATACCACTCCAGATGGTATTTACTATGGAGCAGGAATATACAGGCCTCAGGTATTGGGAAACATTAGTGAAAAAATTCAATATAAAGAAGGTACCCTTGTTATTGATGTAATAGACCGTAAAACAAACCAATTAATTTGGAGAGGTTACAGCAGTGAATCTTTAAATAATCCTGTAATGTTTGAAAATCTATTACCGGGTCAGATAAATGGTATTATGGAACAATTTCCATCTCCCTTTTCACCCAATGCTTTTTATTAA
- a CDS encoding sialate O-acetylesterase, with the protein MKTFLTLILIIVNLSHTHAQLRLPSLFSSSMVIQQNTEIPIWGWAGPTQDIQIQVSWDTTIIQTKVSNTSLWKASIKTPSAGGPHTITITAGAEQKLLENILSGEVWLCSGQSNMEWNMNSSADGGPYLEQINDPLIRLFQVPRSAASTPQLKGEGNWKPCNGEPLRWFSAVAYYFGKTLNTELKVPIGLIHSSWGGTPAEVWVPKDIIDSDSLLKGAADKQCGIDRPWCPSAPGMAYNSMIAPLIPFKLAGIIWYQGESNVEYPYSYKLLIEKLVLNWRKDFQSELPFYYVQIAPYSGYGTNMNGVLLREQQSKLLEFPKTGMVIISDVVENIKDVHPRYQRPVGERLARLALEETYHFKTISAKSPSFKSMKIENGKVKITFINASNGLISKQGKELKGFIIAGSDKQFYPAKAVIENNTVTIFSPKVRKPVAVRFEWANDALPNLFNKEGLPVSSFRTDEWEIEKDQ; encoded by the coding sequence ATGAAAACCTTTCTTACATTGATATTAATCATAGTTAATTTGTCCCATACCCATGCTCAATTGCGGTTACCATCTTTATTCTCATCAAGCATGGTTATTCAGCAAAACACTGAGATTCCTATATGGGGATGGGCGGGCCCAACACAGGATATCCAAATTCAGGTTAGCTGGGATACAACGATAATTCAAACTAAAGTCAGCAATACATCGTTGTGGAAAGCATCAATAAAAACACCTTCTGCCGGTGGACCACATACAATAACCATTACAGCTGGGGCTGAGCAAAAGTTGCTTGAAAATATACTTTCTGGAGAGGTATGGTTATGCTCCGGTCAATCTAATATGGAATGGAATATGAATTCTTCTGCTGATGGAGGACCATACTTAGAACAGATCAATGATCCCCTGATAAGATTATTCCAGGTACCAAGGTCGGCAGCATCCACTCCTCAGTTGAAAGGGGAAGGCAACTGGAAACCCTGTAATGGCGAACCTCTAAGATGGTTTAGTGCAGTAGCCTACTATTTTGGCAAAACTCTTAATACTGAGCTAAAAGTACCAATAGGACTTATTCATTCAAGTTGGGGAGGAACTCCAGCTGAAGTATGGGTTCCCAAAGATATCATCGATTCAGATTCACTTCTTAAAGGGGCCGCAGACAAACAATGTGGTATCGACAGGCCATGGTGCCCTTCTGCACCGGGTATGGCTTATAATTCAATGATTGCGCCATTAATTCCATTTAAGCTGGCAGGTATTATTTGGTACCAAGGGGAATCAAATGTAGAGTACCCTTACTCTTACAAACTCCTGATTGAAAAACTAGTATTAAACTGGAGAAAAGACTTTCAATCAGAACTACCGTTTTACTATGTACAAATAGCTCCTTACAGCGGATATGGAACTAATATGAATGGTGTACTGCTTCGGGAGCAACAGTCAAAACTTTTGGAATTTCCCAAAACAGGTATGGTTATAATTTCTGACGTTGTTGAAAATATTAAAGATGTTCACCCCCGATATCAAAGACCTGTTGGTGAAAGATTAGCCCGTTTAGCACTTGAAGAAACATATCATTTCAAAACTATATCAGCCAAAAGCCCTTCTTTCAAGAGCATGAAAATAGAAAATGGGAAAGTTAAAATCACATTTATCAATGCTTCTAATGGCCTTATTTCCAAACAAGGCAAGGAACTCAAAGGTTTTATCATTGCAGGTAGTGACAAACAATTTTATCCTGCTAAAGCAGTAATTGAAAATAATACGGTAACAATCTTTTCTCCCAAAGTAAGAAAACCAGTAGCAGTGCGCTTTGAGTGGGCCAATGATGCCCTCCCCAATCTTTTCAATAAAGAAGGTTTACCTGTTTCTTCGTTCAGAACCGATGAATGGGAAATTGAAAAAGATCAATAA